Proteins from one Leptonema illini DSM 21528 genomic window:
- a CDS encoding GNAT family N-acetyltransferase, producing the protein MKTELKQAYIARTEAERYAASRLRHEVFAVEQGRGTSGGEDGLDRDRFDDHCEHLIVPHPDRADTVIGTYRILLSDVAEAGPGYYSETEFDMSGIRALPIRKAEIGRSCVHPDFRDGSVIRLLWSGLVRFMQESDVGCFMGCGSLTGQDVELAEITYACFRDAGRVISGNAVRPVPEAALPGFRTDIRPDDAKAAMRRMPPLMKGYLRAGACIAGPPACDRVFGSIDFFLIFFPASGNSEYKKHFGLT; encoded by the coding sequence ATGAAAACAGAATTGAAACAGGCATATATTGCGCGAACCGAAGCGGAGCGTTATGCCGCCAGCCGACTGCGTCATGAGGTTTTCGCCGTCGAACAGGGAAGAGGAACAAGCGGGGGCGAAGACGGCCTTGATCGAGACCGATTCGACGACCATTGCGAGCATCTTATCGTGCCACATCCCGATAGAGCCGATACCGTGATCGGCACCTACCGCATCCTTCTTTCAGACGTGGCCGAGGCCGGGCCGGGCTACTACTCCGAGACGGAGTTCGATATGAGCGGCATACGAGCGTTACCCATACGCAAAGCAGAGATCGGACGCAGCTGCGTTCATCCTGATTTTCGCGACGGCAGCGTTATCCGACTTTTGTGGAGCGGCCTTGTTCGATTCATGCAGGAATCCGACGTCGGCTGCTTTATGGGCTGCGGCTCATTAACAGGTCAGGATGTCGAGCTTGCCGAGATCACATACGCCTGCTTTCGTGATGCGGGTCGCGTCATCTCGGGCAATGCGGTTCGTCCGGTTCCCGAGGCGGCGCTGCCCGGATTCCGAACCGATATCAGACCTGACGATGCAAAAGCAGCGATGAGACGTATGCCACCGCTGATGAAAGGCTATCTGCGAGCAGGGGCCTGTATTGCGGGCCCTCCGGCCTGCGATCGGGTATTCGGAAGCATCGATTTCTTTCTGATCTTCTTTCCCGCATCGGGGAATTCAGAATATAAAAAGCATTTCGGACTGACGTAG
- a CDS encoding adenylate/guanylate cyclase domain-containing protein: MSEFLNKLHKYAPRLVLEHLVEHPAPPERPVAESIVGAALFADMAGFTSLTERIMKLSSNGLIELADIVNLYLSRQIDIIDEFGGDILKFAGDALIAVWPATSEKELAQMTLRAAHCGLELQRQLDRTKIGSGMELSLRIGVGAGPLLAQMVGGLYDRWEFLIGGDAVDQVGRAQKQAEPGQVVISPQAARMIRSMKAGHREGNRLLVEHRPEAEAPGPLAIPALQPGCEKALRCFIPRRIINLIEEGRGGSAAFEVRTVTVLFIRILEWHTAELPIEEVHRVMRKVQDGLYRHEGAINRFGIEEKGTVILAAFGLPPLDHPDDAVRALLSARDIFTELGEMGHKAVIGIGTGVVFVGPMGNEIRSEYTMHGNVVNLAARLMQASDSIYCDQTTYEKVLTLAEGDPGAAHGLRFEALEPMKVKGNDQPVSAFRLRV; the protein is encoded by the coding sequence ATGTCAGAATTCCTGAATAAGCTACACAAATATGCACCTCGCCTGGTTCTCGAACATCTCGTCGAACATCCGGCCCCTCCCGAGCGTCCTGTGGCCGAGAGCATCGTCGGAGCAGCGCTTTTCGCCGATATGGCCGGCTTTACCTCTCTGACTGAGAGGATTATGAAGCTATCCTCCAATGGCCTGATCGAACTCGCCGATATCGTAAACCTGTATCTCAGCCGCCAGATCGACATCATCGACGAATTCGGCGGTGATATTCTGAAATTTGCCGGTGATGCCCTGATCGCCGTCTGGCCTGCCACCTCAGAAAAGGAGCTGGCTCAGATGACCCTGCGCGCCGCTCATTGCGGCCTGGAGCTACAGCGCCAGCTCGACAGAACGAAGATCGGTTCAGGCATGGAGCTTTCTTTGCGTATCGGAGTCGGCGCCGGACCGCTGCTTGCCCAGATGGTTGGCGGCCTGTACGACCGCTGGGAGTTTCTGATCGGTGGCGATGCCGTCGACCAGGTGGGCCGGGCGCAAAAGCAGGCCGAGCCAGGCCAGGTCGTGATCTCGCCCCAGGCGGCGCGTATGATCCGCTCAATGAAGGCGGGGCATCGGGAAGGCAATCGACTTCTTGTCGAGCACCGTCCGGAGGCCGAAGCACCGGGTCCTCTTGCCATCCCCGCCTTACAGCCCGGTTGTGAGAAGGCGTTGCGTTGCTTTATTCCGCGACGTATCATCAATCTCATAGAAGAGGGCCGCGGCGGCTCCGCCGCTTTCGAGGTGCGCACGGTAACCGTTCTTTTTATTCGGATTCTTGAATGGCATACGGCCGAGCTGCCGATTGAAGAGGTCCATCGCGTGATGCGCAAGGTGCAGGACGGTCTGTACCGTCATGAGGGAGCCATCAATCGTTTCGGGATTGAGGAAAAGGGTACGGTCATTCTCGCCGCCTTCGGATTACCGCCTCTCGATCATCCTGACGACGCCGTGCGCGCCCTGCTTTCGGCTCGCGATATCTTCACCGAGCTCGGCGAGATGGGGCATAAGGCCGTCATCGGCATCGGCACCGGAGTCGTCTTTGTCGGTCCGATGGGTAACGAGATTCGCAGCGAATACACGATGCACGGTAACGTCGTGAACCTTGCCGCCCGACTCATGCAGGCCTCTGATTCGATTTATTGCGACCAGACCACTTACGAAAAAGTTCTGACGTTAGCCGAAGGTGATCCCGGTGCCGCTCATGGTTTACGATTCGAGGCGCTTGAACCCATGAAGGTGAAGGGTAACGATCAGCCCGTAAGCGCCTTTCGATTGCGCGTGTGA
- a CDS encoding methyl-accepting chemotaxis protein has protein sequence MDFPQIDFRRLTIRTEIYTHLLPIPIYTYYAMLASDFDPDFLISVGIGATIGATIAATIGVLSRYLYSKRINARLRRFVEGQAEAGTVLYSLLRVPAFEAGLFSFRWIFGLGCAVLSIHLLRGLTPFQAWTVLGFLPFTLPINVLGPYHIAEEQIRETLSHRALLDPRLQASEFRTNSFFLRTLLIAGAVAFTPAGMLGILLYIVASGHISISHPLLHLAVIFPLYGISVIYMIRLATAASRRALQSLGDGLARVSDGNLSIRLPVTGRDEIGLLSHYADGLASEMRKVVGFVQEQSRHQLHYATQLRNEGEQLLQGTQRSTTESGRILSDLARLEELGRSIDASARSQADRIRETDRRIGLFSEEMQKASQEAEERERTNRLMEQTAHDVTEKGEQLFEQARHVIDEIGQSTDQIRSIIETIGEVADRVNLLSLNASIEAARAGEHGRGFAVVASEVSKLADRTQESTKEISSAVSRSVSSTERGLQALDELSLSFDEGMSLIRTYATFSTELVRRLQKHAAENAEMRSDVAELVRLAESISQATQEQSQKQSTVRDAVKELGQIEGHAAELAAQLSQMASLLGEQADEFNRRIGRYSASD, from the coding sequence ATGGATTTTCCGCAGATAGACTTCCGCAGGCTGACCATCCGTACAGAAATCTACACGCACCTTCTTCCCATCCCGATCTACACCTACTATGCGATGCTTGCATCGGATTTCGATCCGGATTTTCTTATCTCTGTTGGTATTGGAGCGACTATCGGCGCTACCATAGCGGCCACGATTGGTGTGCTCAGCCGATATCTGTACTCGAAGCGCATTAACGCCAGACTGCGCCGGTTTGTCGAAGGTCAGGCAGAGGCCGGCACTGTTCTTTACTCTCTGCTTCGCGTCCCTGCCTTCGAGGCTGGCCTGTTCAGCTTTCGCTGGATTTTTGGCCTTGGATGTGCCGTTCTGAGCATCCATCTACTGCGAGGCCTTACTCCGTTTCAGGCCTGGACCGTGCTCGGCTTTCTTCCCTTTACCCTGCCCATCAACGTGCTCGGTCCCTATCACATTGCCGAAGAGCAGATACGCGAGACTCTTTCCCATCGAGCATTGCTTGATCCGCGGCTGCAGGCCTCTGAGTTTCGAACGAATTCCTTTTTTCTGCGCACGCTTCTCATTGCCGGCGCTGTCGCATTCACGCCGGCCGGCATGCTGGGAATCCTGCTGTATATCGTTGCAAGCGGTCACATATCCATCTCGCATCCGCTGTTGCATCTTGCCGTAATCTTTCCTCTTTACGGAATATCTGTCATTTACATGATTCGCCTGGCAACGGCAGCTTCGCGGCGTGCCCTGCAATCGCTGGGAGACGGCCTTGCGCGCGTCAGCGACGGTAACCTGAGTATCAGATTACCCGTAACGGGCAGAGATGAGATCGGCCTTCTCAGCCATTATGCAGACGGGCTGGCTTCAGAGATGCGTAAGGTGGTCGGCTTCGTGCAGGAACAATCTCGACATCAACTTCACTACGCCACACAGCTACGCAACGAAGGGGAACAGCTTTTACAGGGAACACAGAGATCGACGACCGAGAGCGGCCGTATTCTGAGCGATCTCGCTCGCCTCGAAGAACTCGGACGGAGCATTGACGCCTCTGCGCGATCGCAGGCGGATCGCATACGGGAAACCGACCGCCGCATCGGGCTTTTCAGCGAAGAGATGCAAAAGGCCTCTCAGGAAGCAGAAGAGCGCGAACGAACCAATCGCCTGATGGAGCAGACGGCTCATGATGTAACGGAAAAGGGAGAGCAGCTATTTGAGCAGGCACGTCATGTTATCGACGAAATCGGGCAGAGCACCGATCAAATCAGAAGCATCATAGAGACGATCGGCGAAGTGGCGGATCGCGTTAACCTGCTCTCGCTGAACGCTTCGATTGAAGCGGCCCGCGCCGGAGAACATGGCCGGGGTTTTGCCGTCGTCGCCTCTGAGGTTTCGAAATTAGCCGATCGCACACAGGAGAGCACAAAGGAAATATCGTCGGCCGTCTCGCGATCGGTATCAAGTACGGAGCGAGGGCTTCAGGCGCTTGACGAACTCTCGCTGTCTTTTGACGAAGGCATGTCTCTCATCCGCACCTATGCTACGTTTTCCACTGAGCTGGTGCGTCGACTGCAGAAGCATGCCGCAGAAAACGCCGAGATGCGAAGCGACGTCGCCGAGCTTGTAAGGCTTGCCGAGTCCATCTCGCAGGCCACGCAAGAACAATCACAGAAGCAATCCACCGTGCGCGATGCCGTAAAAGAACTGGGGCAGATCGAAGGCCACGCTGCGGAGCTGGCCGCTCAGCTCAGTCAGATGGCCTCGCTGCTTGGAGAACAGGCCGACGAATTCAATCGAAGGATCGGTCGCTACAGCGCCTCTGATTGA
- the purT gene encoding formate-dependent phosphoribosylglycinamide formyltransferase: MISVGTPSSSTATKLLLLGSGELGREVAIEAIRFGIHVVACDRYEGAPAMQVAQERRVFSMLDEEALRRTIEEVQPALIVPEIEAIATHVLLEYEEKGMTVIPTAKAARLTMDREGIRRFAAETLALPVSQYRFAGTREEYAQAVREIGLPCVVKPVMSSSGKGQSIVRTEAEIDKAFDYAQSGGRAGAGRMIVEEFIPFDYEITLLTVRHEGGTSFCEPIGHLQIDGDYRESWQPQPMSEAALAKAKQISAKLTEGLGGRGIFGVELFVKGDDVYFSEVSPRPHDTGMVTLISQDLSEFALHVRAILGLPIPGIRQFGPAASAVILPEGNSSSMVYENLDAALREVDTGLRIFGKPEIQGHRRLGVAFALGATIDEARAKARNSAAQVNVRM; encoded by the coding sequence ATGATCTCAGTCGGAACTCCGTCCTCATCCACCGCCACCAAGCTGCTGCTGCTCGGTTCGGGCGAACTTGGCCGTGAAGTCGCCATCGAGGCGATTCGCTTTGGAATCCATGTCGTCGCCTGCGACCGCTATGAAGGTGCGCCGGCCATGCAGGTGGCGCAGGAAAGGCGGGTCTTCTCGATGCTCGACGAAGAGGCCCTCAGACGCACGATTGAAGAGGTGCAGCCGGCCCTGATCGTCCCTGAAATCGAGGCCATCGCCACGCACGTTCTGCTTGAATACGAAGAAAAGGGCATGACGGTTATTCCCACGGCAAAGGCCGCACGCCTTACGATGGATCGCGAAGGCATCCGTCGTTTTGCCGCCGAGACGCTCGCTCTGCCCGTTTCGCAATACCGCTTTGCCGGCACACGCGAAGAGTATGCGCAGGCGGTGCGTGAGATCGGCCTGCCCTGCGTCGTGAAGCCGGTGATGAGCTCTTCGGGCAAAGGGCAGAGTATCGTACGCACGGAAGCCGAGATCGATAAGGCCTTTGATTATGCGCAGAGTGGAGGTCGCGCCGGAGCGGGCCGCATGATCGTCGAAGAGTTTATTCCCTTCGATTATGAGATCACTCTGTTAACCGTGCGCCATGAAGGCGGTACGTCCTTCTGTGAGCCGATCGGGCATCTGCAGATCGACGGTGATTACCGTGAGTCGTGGCAGCCGCAGCCGATGAGCGAGGCGGCGCTTGCGAAGGCAAAGCAGATCTCGGCGAAGCTTACGGAGGGACTGGGTGGACGCGGTATCTTCGGAGTGGAGCTTTTTGTAAAAGGCGATGACGTCTATTTCAGCGAGGTCTCACCCCGTCCGCATGATACGGGCATGGTGACTCTGATCTCGCAGGATCTGAGCGAGTTTGCGCTTCATGTGCGGGCCATTCTCGGTCTGCCCATTCCGGGCATTCGCCAGTTCGGACCGGCGGCCTCGGCCGTTATTCTGCCCGAAGGGAATAGCAGCAGCATGGTGTACGAGAATCTTGATGCCGCTCTGCGCGAAGTCGATACGGGGCTGCGCATCTTCGGCAAGCCGGAGATTCAGGGGCATCGCCGACTTGGCGTCGCCTTCGCTCTTGGCGCTACGATCGATGAGGCGCGAGCGAAGGCCCGTAATAGCGCCGCTCAGGTAAACGTGCGCATGTAG
- a CDS encoding MBL fold metallo-hydrolase — protein MAFRVLPVTAFAQNCTLFWCEKTKEAAVIDPGGEVDRILEAAQADGLKITKIWVTHGHLDHVGGVAELQKKTKAIIEGPHEADRYWVENLSGQARMFGFPQSGDFQPDRWLSHGETVTLGEETLHVIHCPGHTPGHVVFYDEKARWAQVGDVLFSGSIGRTDFPGGSYEALIESIRGRLFTLGDDIQFVPGHGPMSTFAEERRSNPFVGEIG, from the coding sequence ATGGCCTTCCGTGTTCTTCCTGTTACTGCGTTTGCACAGAACTGTACCCTCTTCTGGTGTGAGAAGACGAAAGAGGCTGCCGTCATCGATCCAGGCGGCGAGGTCGATCGCATTCTCGAAGCGGCTCAGGCCGATGGATTAAAGATAACGAAGATATGGGTGACGCACGGACATCTTGATCATGTAGGCGGAGTGGCCGAGCTACAGAAGAAAACGAAGGCGATCATCGAAGGGCCGCATGAAGCGGATCGTTACTGGGTGGAGAATCTTTCAGGTCAGGCGCGTATGTTTGGCTTTCCACAATCGGGCGATTTTCAACCCGATCGCTGGCTGTCTCATGGCGAAACGGTCACGCTCGGTGAAGAGACCCTGCACGTTATCCATTGTCCGGGGCATACGCCCGGCCATGTCGTTTTTTATGATGAAAAAGCGCGCTGGGCTCAGGTCGGCGACGTTCTCTTCTCGGGCTCGATCGGGCGAACGGATTTTCCAGGAGGCAGCTACGAAGCGCTCATCGAATCGATTCGCGGGCGTTTGTTTACGCTCGGCGACGATATACAGTTCGTTCCGGGCCATGGACCGATGTCGACCTTCGCAGAAGAACGCCGTTCCAATCCGTTTGTCGGCGAGATCGGATAA
- a CDS encoding NUDIX hydrolase, which produces MSPFAHCPSCRTPSPTFTHGKRLHCEQCGFEFFQNTAAAVGALIRSGERILFLRRAREPGYGLLDVPGGFVDPGETLEEALRRECLEEIGEEPVHLTYFCSLSNTYLYAGVEYTTADAFFFAELDRPIDNDDLLRLKIDRSEVLSLHLLHIAEIRSEDLAFPSLQKLHEKLMVGSLSA; this is translated from the coding sequence GTGTCTCCCTTTGCGCATTGTCCGTCCTGCCGTACGCCATCGCCGACCTTCACACACGGAAAGCGCCTGCATTGCGAGCAATGCGGATTTGAATTCTTCCAGAATACGGCCGCCGCCGTCGGAGCGCTGATTCGCAGCGGCGAACGCATTCTCTTTCTCAGACGTGCGCGCGAACCCGGATACGGTTTGCTCGATGTTCCCGGCGGATTCGTCGATCCGGGAGAAACGCTCGAAGAGGCATTGAGGCGCGAATGCCTTGAAGAGATCGGTGAAGAGCCCGTACATCTGACATATTTCTGTTCGCTCTCGAATACCTACCTCTATGCCGGAGTCGAATACACGACGGCCGATGCCTTCTTCTTTGCTGAGCTGGATCGTCCGATTGATAACGACGATCTGTTGCGGTTAAAGATCGATCGATCCGAAGTGCTCTCGTTGCATCTGCTCCATATCGCCGAAATCCGTTCCGAAGATCTGGCCTTTCCATCTCTACAAAAGCTTCATGAAAAGCTGATGGTCGGATCGCTTTCCGCTTGA